The DNA segment AAATTCCGAAGCTGCGATTTTGAGCTCTTTGAAACCTGTTCGGGTTTCCTTGGCTGGAATATTCTGGACAGGTCGCTGCCAGGCAGCGGTCGGGCTTGGAAGCCCGTTGAAAATCTGCACAGTCTGAGAGCTCAGGCAATCAGGTAGCGAGATCACGCATGGATGCCCTACCGTCTCCACCGACTGCCGGAGCAGCAAAAAACTTGCAAAGCAAAGCGCGTGTACCTAGTCTTGCTCGCAACACACCCGCCATGCCTATGACTGCAATAGCAGCCAAGCACAAATTGAGCGGGTTTTTTTTGCCCGGAGGTTTCGGGCATGAGATTTTTTGACAAACCGGTCATTGATGTTCCCGCTCAAATCGCACTGCTCAAGCAGCGCGGACTGCGAATTCAGAACGAGGCCAGGGCTCATCGCTTTCTGGAGGCCGTAAGCTACTTTCGCCTGACTCCCTATATGCGCACTTTCCAGCAAAAGGAGGATCACGATCATCCGTTTCGCAACGGCGTCGGCTTCAAGGATTTAACCAGACTTTATGAGTTCGACCGCCGGTTGCGCTTGCTTGTCATAGATGCAATCGAGCGAGTGGAAGTCGCCGTCCGGTCGCGGATCAGCGATCACATGGGACCTTTGCACGGTGGGCATTGGTATTTAAATGCTCGACTCTTCCAGCACTCCTACGATCACAAACGCCTGCTCGAGACAATGGCGTCAAACAGGATAAGGCGAAACGCGATTATGAAAGGGAATGTGAGCGGATCGACCGTTTACAAACCAGTGATCCACGTAAGCATCAACTGAAGCGCCAACGCGCCAGAGAAAGCTACGCACGTCATTATCCAGTCAACTACGACAGCCCGTCCCTCATGCCGGGATGGGCGATGCTTGAAGAGCTGACCTTGGGCGACTTATCCCATCTCTTCAAAGGGCTGGCTAAAGATGCAGACAAAAAAGCTATCGCCAGGCATTTAGGACTACCTGCGCCGTTGCTACTGTCCTGGATGCATACGCTGACGACCATCCGGAATCTGTGCGCCCATCATGCACGGCTGTGGAATCGGGAACTCGGTATACGTCCTGAATTGCCCAAAAGGCCCTCGTTTCCCTGGCCTCTCGCATTGGTTCAAGAAAGTCATCATCCAAGGATCTACCCGGTGCTTTGCATTCTCAGCCATCTCACGCGCAGGGTAAGTCCGCACTCTCGGTGGGACAGCCGATTACACGAGCTAATGCGCGAATTCCCAGAGGTGGATCAGCGAGCGATGGGATTTCCGGCGCATTGGCATCAAGATGATTTTTGGGGTTTCGATTAGTCCCAACCAAAAAAAACAAAAAGCCCCAATGCTTCCACATCGGGGCATCAGCACTGCTGATTTTGCCATTCTCAGAATGCGTTCAAGAGGTCTCACCTCTTGTAACATGCGCAACCCACCCATCCGCCGCGCTGGAGCTTCCCCCTTGCCCGCCCCCCGCCCCACCCTCGACGAAATCGACCGCCAGCTGATCGCGGCCCTGCAAATCAACGCCCGCGAAAGCGTGGCCATGCTCGCTCGGCAGCTAGGCATCGCGCGTACCACGGTGACTTCACGATTGGCACGTCTGGAAAAAGCCAAAGTCATCACCGGTTATGGCGTGCGCCTTGGTCAGCGTGTGGTTGATGGCGGGTTGCAGGCGTATGTCGGGATCAAGGTGCAGCCGCGGTCCGGCAAGGAGGTGTTGCGTCGCTTGAGTGCGATGGCGCAGGTGCAGCAGTTGTGTGCGGTGAGTGGGGAGTTTGATTATGTGGCGTGGTTGCGGACCGATTCGCCGGAGCAGTTGGATCAGTTGCTGGACCAGATCGGCAGTGTCGACGGGGTGGAGAAGACTACGACTTCGATCATTCTCAGTAGCAAGATCGATCGGGGGCAGCCGGTTTGATTTCGGTGCCTGCCGGCCTCATCGTCATCAGGCTGGCTCCCACATTCATCTATATGTAGCTAATCATCGTCATTTTGATCAGTTTGTTAGCAAAACGACGACACATTGCGTCTTATTAACGTGTTCCATGCTCCCTAGAATGGCTGGCATCTTTTCCTATACTCAGACGCGCATTCCGCGTCGGGTCGCCAGCAAGGTCAGCCATGAACAAGAACAATCGCCATCCTGCAGACGGTAAGAAGCCAGTCACCATTTTCGGTCCGGACTTTCCGTTCGCCTTTGACGACTGGATCGAACATCCCGCCGGGTTGGGCACCATTCCTGAACACCATCACGGCGCAGAAGTGGCGATTGTCGGCGCAGGCATTGCCGGTCTGGTGGCTGCGTACGAGTTGATGAAACTCGGCCTTAAACCGGTGGTTTATGAAGCGTCTAAACTGGGCGGCCGTCTGCGTTCGCAAGCCTTCAACGGTACCGACGCCATTGTTGCTGAACTCGGCGGCATGCGCTTTCCAGTCTCTTCCACGGCGTTCTATCACTACGTCGACAAGCTCGGTCTCGAAACCAAGCCGTTCCCCAACCCGTTGACCGGCGCCTCCGGCAGCACCGTGATCGACCTCGAAGGCGAAACCTATTACGCAGAAAGCCTGAAGGATCTTCCTCCATTGTTTCAGGAAGTGGCCGACGCCTGGGCGGATGCGCTGGAGGCCGGTTCGCAGTTCTCCGATATCCAGCAAGCCATCCGCGACCGCGATGTGCCGCGCCTCAAAGAGCTGTGGAACAAGCTTGTGCCGCTGTGGGACGACCGGACCTTCTACGACTTTGTCGCGACCTCGAAAGCCTTCGCCAAATTGTCGTTCCAGCACCGCGAGGTCTTCGGTCAGGTCGGTTTCGGTACCGGTGGCTGGGACTCGGATTTCCCCAACTCGATGCTGGAAATCTTCCGCGTAGTGATGACCAATTGTGACGATCACCAGCACCTGGTGGTTGGCGGTGTCGAACAAGTGCCGCAAGGCATCTGGCGGCATGTGCCGGAGCGTTGCGCACACTGGCCTGCGGGCACCAGCCTGAAATCCTTGCACCGTGGCGCGCCGCGTTCCGGTGTGAAGAAAATTGCCCATGCACCGGAAGGCCGTTTCGCGGTCACCGACAACAACGGCGACACCCGCGAATACGCCGCCGTGCTGACCACTTGCCAGAGCTGGCTGCTGACCACCCAGATCGAGTGCGACGAAACCCTGTTTTCGCAGAAGATGTGGATGGCGCTGGACCGCACGCGCTATATGCAGTCGTCGAAAACCTTCGTGATGGTCGACCGGCCGTTCTGGAAGGACAAGGACCCGGAAACCGGTCGCGACCTGATGAGTATGACCCTCACCGATCGCCTGACCCGTGGCACCTACCTGTTCGACAACGGCGACGACAAACCCGGGGTGATTTGCCTGTCGTATTCGTGGATGAGCGACGCACTGAAAATGCTCCCACACCCGGTGGAAAAGCGCGTTGAGCTGGCGTTGAACGCGTTGAAGAAGATCTACCCGAAAGTCGACATCGCCGCACGTATCATCGGCGACCCGATCACCGTGTCGTGGGAAGCCGATCCGTATTTTCTTGGCGCCTTCAAAGGCGCCCTGCCCGGCCACTATCGCTACAACCAGCGCATGTACGCGCACTTCATGCAGGACGACATGCCGGCCGAACAGCGCGGGATCTTCATTGCCGGTGACGACGTGTCGTGGACGCCGGCCTGGGTCGAAGGCGCGGTGCAGACTTCGCTCAACGCGGTGTGGGGGATCATGAAGCATTTCGGCGGCTCGACACATAAAGCGAACCCGGGCCCGGGTGACGTGTTCAAAGACATCGGCCCTATCGCCCTGCCCGAGTAAGAGGATTCTTCGATGCGTGTAGCCCTTTACCAATGCCCACCGCTACCACTGGAGCCCGCCGCCAACCTGCACCGCTTGCACCGGGTGGCGATGGAAGCCAACGGTTCGGACCTGCTGGTGCTGCCGGAAATGTTCATGACCGGCTACAACATTGGTGCCGAAGCGGTCAGCACCCTGGCTGAGGTCTACAACGGAGAATGGGCGCAACAGATCGGTCGGATTGCCAAGGCTGCGGGACTGGCGATCGTTTATGGTTATCCCGAGCGTACGGCGGACGGGCAGATCTACAACGCCGTCCAGTTGATCGACTCGACGGGCGAGCGCTTGGCCAATTACCGCAAGTCACATCTGTTCGGCGACCTCGACCGGTCGATGTTCAGTCCGGGCGAGGCGGATTTGCCGGTGGTCGAGCTGAACGGCTGGAAGCTCGGCTTTCTCATCTGTTACGACCTCGAGTTTCCGGAAAACGCCCGCCGTCTGGCGCTGGCTGGCGCCGAGTTGATCGTGGCGCCGACAGCCAACATGATCCCGTTCGATTTCGTTGCCGATGTCACCGTGCGGTCACGCGCCTTCGAAAACCAATGCTATGTGGCTTACGCCAATTACTGCGGTCACGAAGGCGACGTTCAGTATTGCGGACAAAGCAGCATTGCAGCACCGGACGGCAGCCGCATTGCCTTGGCCGGTCTCGACGAAGCGCTGATCGTCGGCGAGCTGGATCGTCAGTTGATGAACGACTCGAGGGCCGCCAATCGTTACCTCAGCGATCGCCGCCCCGAACTTTACGCCGCGCTGAACCAGCGCTAATCCGCTAGCATTGGCACTTCACTGTTCTGGAAGTGCCCATGCCCGCGCCGAATCCCCCCCGCCCCCACACTGAAACCCTGGCCAACGGCTTGCGCGTAACCCTGCGTCATGTGCCCGGCCTCAAGCGCAGCGCTGCCGCATTGCGCGTGGCGGCCGGTAGCCACGACGTGCCGCTGGCGTGGCCGGGGCTGGCGCATTTTCTCGAACATTTGTTGTTTCTCGGGACCGAGCGTTTCCCGGCGGCGCAAGGTCTGATGGCCTATGTGCAGGGCCACGGCGGCCAGGTGAACGCCAGCACCCGCGAACGCACCACCGACTTCTTCTTCGAGCTGCCTGTGCGATCTTTCAGCGGCGGGCTGGAGCGTCTGTCAGACATGCTTGCGCACCCGCGTCTGAATCTGGACGATCAATTGCGCGAACGTGAAGTGCTACAGGCGGAATATGTCGCCTGGTCGCAAGATCCGGCAGCGCAAAAGCAGTTTGCCCTGTACGAAGGTTTACCGGCAGAGCACCCGCTGCGGGGTTTTCATGCGGGCAATCGCGACAGCCTGAAAGTCGAACTGCCGGTCTTTCAACAAGCGTTGAAAGATTTCCATCAGCGTTTTTATCGCACCGGGCAGATGACATTGAGCCTGACCGGGCCGCAGAGCCTGGAACAGTTGCGTGTGCTAGCCGAACAGTTCGCTGCTGCGCTACCGGCTGGGGATAAAGTTGCCCAGTCAGCGCCTGTGCCGTTGGCGGTGAAAAGTTATCAACGGGTCGACGGGCCGCACGGCAATTTGCTGTGTGCGTTTGACGCATTGCCGCAAGCGTCTGCTGAAGCGCTGGCGTTTCTCTGCCATTGGCTCAATAGCGCCAAGCCCGGTGGGTTGCTGGCGTATTTGCAGCAGCACAATTTCGCTGAGGGATTGAAGGCGCTGCCGCTTTATCACTTCGACGGGCAGGCGCTGCTGCATCTGCAATTCAACGCAGGCGCCGAATCGCTGAAGATGATTCACCAGCTGTTGCTGGACTGGTTGAGCTACTTCGCGCAGCAGGACTGGGCGGTGTTACGGGAGGAATATGCAGCCGTGCAGCAACGGCAGCAGCAAATCAGCGGTGCGTTGCAACTGGCGCGGCTGGACAGTGAACCGTTGCAAAACGGCCTGCCTGATTGCGCCGTCGAAGCACTGAAAAACATTCTGCGCGAACTCGGTGCTGTGGATAACTTCAGCCCACACTGGAGCTTGCCAGCCGCCAACCCCTTCCTGCGTGCCAACGAGCCGCTGGCCAACGCCGGACTGATTCGCGGCCAGACCAGCGCGCACCGCGGCCTGCGCACGTTCGCTCAGGACCGCTCACGCGGGCGCCGCGAGCGCTCACCGATGCAGTTCAGCCAGGCATTGCCTGGCAACGGCGATGAAGGCGCGCTATATCTGCGCTGGCAGCTCGACGCCGCCGCCAGCATTGACCTGCAAGCGCGGATGCAGCGCAGCTTTCAGCTGATCCGGCAAGATGCCAGCGAGGCCGGGGTCGAGGTGTCGTTCAGCGCAACAGGCAACCAATGGCTGCTGAAACTGACCGGCCTGCAAGAGCCCATGCCCAGCGTGCTGGAGCATGCGCTGAAATGTCTGACATCAGTCTCAGCCGATTCCCCGCGTGCCGAGCCGGAAACGCCGTTAATGCCGATCCGCCAATTGCTCAAGGCCTTGCCAGAAAGTTGCCTGGAGCCTGTCGGCGCATCGGATGACGCGGCACCTCTGTGGACAACGGCACGCTGGGACGGCCTCGCGCTGGGGTTCAACCAGCAAAGTCAATCCGCCATGGGCCTGGCCCTGAGCCGCATCCCCGGCCAACCGGATCATCAGCTGTCTGCGCCTTGCGCCATAAACGGTCGGCACCTCTGGCAACACATCGACACGGCATCCAGCGAACACGCCGTGCTGCTGTATTGCCCTAGCGCCAGCCAGGACGTGGCCAATGAAGCCGCCTGGCGCTTGCTCGCACAATTGCTGCAGACGCCGTTCTATCAGCGCCTGCGCGTCGAGCTTCAACTGGGCTACGCGGTGTTCAGCGCATTGCGTCAAATCCACGGCCGCGTCGCGCTGGTGTTTGGCGTGCAGTCGCCCAACGTGCAGCCTGACGAACTGCTCGAACACATCCAGCAGTTCCTCAATAGCCTCCCAGCGCTGATTGAGCAGATGAATGAAGCCAGCCTCAGCCAGCAACGGCAGAGCCTTGCCGATCAATTCGATGCGGCTGAGCTCGGCTTCAAAGAAGCGGCCGAGCTGCTCTGGCAGGCCCGGCTCGCCGGCCATTCGTCGGATTACCTTGAGCAGTTAGTCGCCACCATTGCCGCACTGGACCGTTCGACCCTCCTCAGCGCTGCGCGGCGTCTGCTCGACGCCGAAGGCGGCTGGCTCTGCCTCGCCAGCGCGCCGGCTCCCGCCGCCCCTTGGCAAGCGGTGAAATGATCATTACCGAGGCTGCAAGGAGCTTTCTCAAAGATTCACGGGTCATCGCGTTGAAATTTTGAGTAACATAGCCGCCTAACTAATTGGAACATCACCGCGCTGCCGTGGACTATACCTATGGATAGCGCTATCCCAACCCACAGAAGGAGACATCTCATGGCCTGGACCAAACCTGCTTACACCGACCTGCGTATCGGCTTCGAAGTCACCATGTACTTCGCCAGCCGCTGAGTTCTGCATACGCAGAATCGCAGTGCAACGCCTCGGCTCGCCGGGGCGTTTTTATTTTCCGCATTGAAATGATGGAGCGTTCATGTTCGTCCAGATTCTGGGTTCGGCCGCCGGTGGCGGTTTTCCGCAGTGGAACTGCAACTGCGTCAATTGCGCAGGCTTTCGCGACGGCAGCCTGAACGCCAAGGCCCGCACCCAATCGTCCATCGCGATTTCCGATGATGGTGTGAACTGGGTGTTGTGCAACGCCTCGCCGGACATCCGCGCGCAATTGCAAAGCTTTGCCCCGATGCAACCGGGTCGAGCCCTGCGTGACACCGGCATCAGCGCGATCATTCTGATGGACAGCCAGATCGACCATACCACCGGCCTGCTCAGCCTGCGCGAAGGCTGCCCGCATCAGGTCTGGTGCACGGACATGGTTCACGAAGACCTGAGCACCGGTTTCCCGCTGTTCAAGATGCTCACTCACTGGAATGGCGGGCTGGACTGGAACCGCATCGAACTCGATCAGAGCTTTACCGTCGCCGCGTGCCCGAACCTGCGTTTCACCCCGCTGCCGCTGCGCAGTGCAGCACCACCGTATTCGCCGCACCGCTTCGATCCGCATCCGGGCGACAACATCGGTTTGATCGTCGAAGATTTGAACACTGGCGGCAAGCTGTTCTACGCGCCGGGCCTGGGAAAAGTGGACGCGCCATTGCTGGAAATCATGGCCGGCAGCGACTGCCTGCTGGTCGACGGTACGCTGTGGGACGACGATGAAATGCAGCGTCGTGGTGTCGGCACCCGTACCGGTCGCGAGATGGGCCATCTGGCCCAGAACGGCCCCGGCGGCATGCTCGAAGTGCTGGAACAGCTTCCCGAGCAGCGCAAGGTGCTTATCCACATCAACAACACCAACCCTATTCTCGACGAGGATTCGGCCGAGCGCGCAGAACTCGTGCGGCGCAATGTTGAAGTGGCGTTTGATGGCATGAGCATTGTGCTGTGAGCCGTTGAGACCGCTGCGCGGTCTATCGCCAGCAGGCTGGCTCCCACATTGGATTTGTGGCGCATGCAAATCTCTGTGGGAGCCAGCCTGCTGGCGATGAGGCCCGAACAGTCACCTAAATTCCAACGGTTGTTTCCGGAGAACCGCAATGACCGACACCCCGCTGTCCCCCGCCGAATTCGAAGCGGCCCTGCGCGCCAAAGGCGCCTATTACCACATCTACCACCCCTACCATGTGGCGATGTACGAAGGCCGCGCCACTCGTGAACAGATTCAGGGCTGGGTCGCCAACCGCTTCTACTATCAGGTGAACATCCCCCTGAAGGATGCGGCGATCCTCGCCAATTGTCCGGATCGGGAAATCCGTCGCGAGTGGATTCAGCGCCTGCTCGACCACGACGGCGCTCCCGGCGAAGACGGCGGCATCGAAGCCTGGCTGCGTCTCGGCCAGGCGGTCGGCCTCGACCCGGATCAACTGCGCTCCCAGGAGCTGGTATTGCCCGGCGTGCGTTTCGCTGTCGACGCATACGTCAACTTCGCCCGCCGCGCCAGTTGGCAGGAGGCCGCCAGCAGTTCGCTGACCGAACTGTTCGCGCCGCAGATCCACCAGTCGCGTCTCGACAGCTGGCCGCAGCATTACCCGTGGATCGACCCGGCCGGTTACGAATACTTCCGCACCCGCCTCGGTCAGGCGCGTCGAGATGTCGAACACGGTCTGGCGATCACGCTCGAACACTACAAGACCCGCGAAGGTCAGGAGCGCATGCTGGAAATTCTCCAGTTCAAACTGGACATTCTTTGGAGCATGCTCGATGCCATGAGCATGGCCTACGAACTGAACCGTCCGCCGTATCACAGCGTCACTGATCAACGGGTCTGGCACAAAGGAATCAGCTTATGAGTTTCGACCGCAGCAAAGTCCCGAGCTGGCGTCCCGGCTACCGTTTCCAGTACGAACCGGCACAGAAAGGCCACGTGCTGCTGTAC comes from the Pseudomonas granadensis genome and includes:
- a CDS encoding flavin monoamine oxidase family protein, whose product is MNKNNRHPADGKKPVTIFGPDFPFAFDDWIEHPAGLGTIPEHHHGAEVAIVGAGIAGLVAAYELMKLGLKPVVYEASKLGGRLRSQAFNGTDAIVAELGGMRFPVSSTAFYHYVDKLGLETKPFPNPLTGASGSTVIDLEGETYYAESLKDLPPLFQEVADAWADALEAGSQFSDIQQAIRDRDVPRLKELWNKLVPLWDDRTFYDFVATSKAFAKLSFQHREVFGQVGFGTGGWDSDFPNSMLEIFRVVMTNCDDHQHLVVGGVEQVPQGIWRHVPERCAHWPAGTSLKSLHRGAPRSGVKKIAHAPEGRFAVTDNNGDTREYAAVLTTCQSWLLTTQIECDETLFSQKMWMALDRTRYMQSSKTFVMVDRPFWKDKDPETGRDLMSMTLTDRLTRGTYLFDNGDDKPGVICLSYSWMSDALKMLPHPVEKRVELALNALKKIYPKVDIAARIIGDPITVSWEADPYFLGAFKGALPGHYRYNQRMYAHFMQDDMPAEQRGIFIAGDDVSWTPAWVEGAVQTSLNAVWGIMKHFGGSTHKANPGPGDVFKDIGPIALPE
- a CDS encoding Abi family protein; protein product: MRFFDKPVIDVPAQIALLKQRGLRIQNEARAHRFLEAVSYFRLTPYMRTFQQKEDHDHPFRNGVGFKDLTRLYEFDRRLRLLVIDAIERVEVAVRSRISDHMGPLHGGHWYLNARLFQHSYDHKRLLETMASNRIRRNAIMKGNVSGSTVYKPVIHVSIN
- a CDS encoding Abi family protein, producing the protein MKRQRARESYARHYPVNYDSPSLMPGWAMLEELTLGDLSHLFKGLAKDADKKAIARHLGLPAPLLLSWMHTLTTIRNLCAHHARLWNRELGIRPELPKRPSFPWPLALVQESHHPRIYPVLCILSHLTRRVSPHSRWDSRLHELMREFPEVDQRAMGFPAHWHQDDFWGFD
- the pqqB gene encoding pyrroloquinoline quinone biosynthesis protein PqqB; amino-acid sequence: MFVQILGSAAGGGFPQWNCNCVNCAGFRDGSLNAKARTQSSIAISDDGVNWVLCNASPDIRAQLQSFAPMQPGRALRDTGISAIILMDSQIDHTTGLLSLREGCPHQVWCTDMVHEDLSTGFPLFKMLTHWNGGLDWNRIELDQSFTVAACPNLRFTPLPLRSAAPPYSPHRFDPHPGDNIGLIVEDLNTGGKLFYAPGLGKVDAPLLEIMAGSDCLLVDGTLWDDDEMQRRGVGTRTGREMGHLAQNGPGGMLEVLEQLPEQRKVLIHINNTNPILDEDSAERAELVRRNVEVAFDGMSIVL
- the pqqF gene encoding pyrroloquinoline quinone biosynthesis protein PqqF produces the protein MPAPNPPRPHTETLANGLRVTLRHVPGLKRSAAALRVAAGSHDVPLAWPGLAHFLEHLLFLGTERFPAAQGLMAYVQGHGGQVNASTRERTTDFFFELPVRSFSGGLERLSDMLAHPRLNLDDQLREREVLQAEYVAWSQDPAAQKQFALYEGLPAEHPLRGFHAGNRDSLKVELPVFQQALKDFHQRFYRTGQMTLSLTGPQSLEQLRVLAEQFAAALPAGDKVAQSAPVPLAVKSYQRVDGPHGNLLCAFDALPQASAEALAFLCHWLNSAKPGGLLAYLQQHNFAEGLKALPLYHFDGQALLHLQFNAGAESLKMIHQLLLDWLSYFAQQDWAVLREEYAAVQQRQQQISGALQLARLDSEPLQNGLPDCAVEALKNILRELGAVDNFSPHWSLPAANPFLRANEPLANAGLIRGQTSAHRGLRTFAQDRSRGRRERSPMQFSQALPGNGDEGALYLRWQLDAAASIDLQARMQRSFQLIRQDASEAGVEVSFSATGNQWLLKLTGLQEPMPSVLEHALKCLTSVSADSPRAEPETPLMPIRQLLKALPESCLEPVGASDDAAPLWTTARWDGLALGFNQQSQSAMGLALSRIPGQPDHQLSAPCAINGRHLWQHIDTASSEHAVLLYCPSASQDVANEAAWRLLAQLLQTPFYQRLRVELQLGYAVFSALRQIHGRVALVFGVQSPNVQPDELLEHIQQFLNSLPALIEQMNEASLSQQRQSLADQFDAAELGFKEAAELLWQARLAGHSSDYLEQLVATIAALDRSTLLSAARRLLDAEGGWLCLASAPAPAAPWQAVK
- the pqqA gene encoding pyrroloquinoline quinone precursor peptide PqqA, translated to MAWTKPAYTDLRIGFEVTMYFASR
- a CDS encoding carbon-nitrogen hydrolase family protein codes for the protein MRVALYQCPPLPLEPAANLHRLHRVAMEANGSDLLVLPEMFMTGYNIGAEAVSTLAEVYNGEWAQQIGRIAKAAGLAIVYGYPERTADGQIYNAVQLIDSTGERLANYRKSHLFGDLDRSMFSPGEADLPVVELNGWKLGFLICYDLEFPENARRLALAGAELIVAPTANMIPFDFVADVTVRSRAFENQCYVAYANYCGHEGDVQYCGQSSIAAPDGSRIALAGLDEALIVGELDRQLMNDSRAANRYLSDRRPELYAALNQR
- a CDS encoding Lrp/AsnC family transcriptional regulator, whose product is MPAPRPTLDEIDRQLIAALQINARESVAMLARQLGIARTTVTSRLARLEKAKVITGYGVRLGQRVVDGGLQAYVGIKVQPRSGKEVLRRLSAMAQVQQLCAVSGEFDYVAWLRTDSPEQLDQLLDQIGSVDGVEKTTTSIILSSKIDRGQPV
- the pqqC gene encoding pyrroloquinoline-quinone synthase PqqC; this encodes MTDTPLSPAEFEAALRAKGAYYHIYHPYHVAMYEGRATREQIQGWVANRFYYQVNIPLKDAAILANCPDREIRREWIQRLLDHDGAPGEDGGIEAWLRLGQAVGLDPDQLRSQELVLPGVRFAVDAYVNFARRASWQEAASSSLTELFAPQIHQSRLDSWPQHYPWIDPAGYEYFRTRLGQARRDVEHGLAITLEHYKTREGQERMLEILQFKLDILWSMLDAMSMAYELNRPPYHSVTDQRVWHKGISL